Genomic segment of Polyangiaceae bacterium:
TTGAGCTGCGGCGGCGCGTATCAGTGACGCACCTCGGTGACGAGAGCCGAGCAGGCCGCCGTCAGCTCCAACGCTCTGTTGGACGGTCACCCCGCGCGCTTCTCGAGCTTCTGGCGAGCGAGCAGGGCGTCGATCATGCGGACGATGGTCTTGCGGTCGGCGTCGGGGAGCTTCTCGACCTCGCGGAGCTTGCGCCAGAGGCGGGTGTGGCGGGGGTGGACGGGCTCACGCTCGCGCTCGTTGCCGAGCAACACGTTGACGCTAACGCCGAGGATTTCGGCGAGCTTGGGCAGCAAGTGTCCCGGGGGCCTGCCGCTCTCGCGCTCGTAGTAGGTGACGACGCGCTGGGAGATGCCGAGCAGCTCGCCGAGCTCGGTCTGGGTGTAGCCGCGGGCCTTGCGGAGGCGGGCTAGCCGGTCCCCGAACATCTCTTCACCGTTGGCGGAGCGAGCGGCTTTCGAGCGAGCGGAGGCGGAGCTCTTGCGGGCCATCGTGCGTGTGAGCGCATTGTAGGGGCACCTCCGGAAATCGCTTGGCACAGGTACACGAAAATCGTATATCCGTCAACACGGCTGGAATTGCGAAGATGGTGCTTGACAGCATTTTTCTTCGGGAGGCGCGATGGCCCGGATCCCCGACGACGAGATCGAGCAGCTAAAGACGCGGGTTTCGCTGGAGCGGCTGGCGGCGGCGCGGGGCGTGAAGCTCGAGCGGCACGGCAAGGATCTGCTCGGGCGCTGCCCGTTTCACGACGACCGAGAGCCGAGCCTGGTGATCACGCCGGATAAGAACCTCTGGCACTGCCTGGGGGAGTGTCAGACGGGCGGGAGCGTGATCGACTGGGTGATCAAGGCGGAGGGGGTGTCGTTTCGGCATGCGGTGGAGCTGTTGCGGGCCGACCTTCCTTCTTTAGCTGCGACCCGGGCGACGCCGGCGGGCTCGCCGCCGAAGCGGTCGACGGTGACGAAGCTCGAGGCGCCGTTCGAGCGGAGCGCCGACGACGCGGCGCTGCTCGGGCGAGTGGCGGAGTACTACCACGCGACGCTGAAGCAGAGCCCGGAGGCGCTGGAGTACCTGGCGCGGCGCGGGCTCCGGCACCCGGAGCTGGTGGAGCGCTTCCGCCTGGGCCACGCGAACCGCACGCTGGGCTACCGGCTGCCAGCGCGCAATCGCGACGCTGGCGCCGAGCTGCGGGGGCGGCTGATCGAGCTCGGGGTGTACCGGCAGAGCGGGCACGAGCACCTGAACGGCTCGCTGGTGGTGCCGATTTTCGACGAGAGTGGTCAGGTCGTGGGGATGTACGGGCGGAAGATCCGCGATGATCTCCGCGAAGGGACGCCGCTGCACCTGTACCTGCCCGGGCCGCACCGGGGCGTCTGGAACTGGGAGGCGCTCACGGCAAGCCGGGAGCTCATCGTGTGCGAGTCGCTGATCGACGCGATGACGTTTTGGTGCGCTGGGTACCGGAACGTCACGGCCTGCTACGGCATCGAGGGCTTCACGGACGACCACCGGGAGGCCTTCAGGCGCCACGGCGTCGAGCGGGTCTTCATCGCCTTCGATCGCGACGAGGCCGGGGAGCGCGGGGCGGACAAGCTCGCGGCGGAGCTGATCGCCGGCGGAGTCGAGGCGTGGCGGGTGGTGTTTCCGAAGGGGATGGACGCGAACGAGTTTTCGCTGAAGGTCGGCCCGGCGGAGAAGAGCCTGGGGCTGGTGCTGCGCAACGCCGAGTGGCTCGGCAAGGGGAAGGCGCCGGAGCGGAGGGCGGCCATCGGGGAAGCGCTCGAGGCGCTGGCGGAGGAGCTGTCCACTGCGCCCGCGTCAGAGTGCGAACCCTCTTTAGCCGCCGATCCCGCATCGCCAGCCGAGGCGCGCCCGAGCAGCGACGAGCTGGTGGTGAGCTTCGGCGATCGGCGCTGGCGTGTGCGAGGGCTGTCGAAGAACGCGACGCCCGGCGTCTTGCGGGTCAACGTGCTGGTCTCGCGCGAGGGCGCGGGCTTCCACGTCGACACGCTGGAGCTGTACTCGGCGCGGCAGCGGGGCGCGTACCTGCGCCAGGCCGCCGAAGAGCTCGCGGTCGAGGAACGCGTGGTCAAGCGCGATCTCGGCGAGCTGCTGCTCCGACTGGAAGCGCAGCAGGAAGAAGCGGCGCGCTCGACGAAGGAAGTTCCGGCGGTCGAGATCAGCGAAGCGGATCGCGCGGCGGCGCTCGGGCTGCTCTCCGATCCGCGCCTGGTCGAGCGGATCGTGGAAGACCTCGGGAAGTGCGGGGTGGTGGGCGAGGAGACGAACAAGCTCGTCGGCTACCTGGCGGCAACGAGCCGTAAGCTGGTGAGGCCGCTGGCGGTGGTGATCCAGAGCGCGAGCGCGGCGGGCAAGAGCTCGCTGATGGAGGCGGTGCTCCGGTTGATGCCGGACGAGGAGCGCGTGGCGTACTCGGCGATGACGGGTCAGAGCCTGTTCTACATGGGCGAGATGGATCTGGCGCACAAGATCCTGGCCATCGCGGAGGAGGAGGGAGCGGAGCGTGCGAGCTACGCGTTGAAGCTCTTGCAGAGCGAGGGGGAGCTGACGATCGCGAGCACGGGGAAAGATCCGGCGACCGGAAGGCTGGTGACGCAGGAGTACCACGTGGAAGGGCCGGTGATGATCTTCCTCACGACGACGGCGGTGGACGTGGACGAGGAGCTGCTCAACCGCTGCGTGGTGCTGAGCGTGGACGAGGGGCGCGAGCAGACGCGGGCGATCCACGAGCGGCAGCGCGAGGAGCAGACGCTCGAGGGACTCCTGCGGCGGCAGGAGCGAAGCCGACTGATCGAGCTGCACCAGAACGCGCAGCGGCTGCTGCGTCCTCTCTCCGTCGTGAACCCCTTCGCGCGGGAGCTGACCTTCCTGGACCACCAGACGCGGACGCGGCGGGACCACATGAAGTACCTCGGGCTGATCAACGCGATCGCGCTGCTCCACCAGCACCAGCGGCCGGTGAGGACGGCGGAGCGCGGGGGCGAGCGGGTCTCGTACATCGAGGTGACGG
This window contains:
- a CDS encoding helix-turn-helix transcriptional regulator; this encodes MFGDRLARLRKARGYTQTELGELLGISQRVVTYYERESGRPPGHLLPKLAEILGVSVNVLLGNEREREPVHPRHTRLWRKLREVEKLPDADRKTIVRMIDALLARQKLEKRAG
- a CDS encoding toprim domain-containing protein; this translates as MARIPDDEIEQLKTRVSLERLAAARGVKLERHGKDLLGRCPFHDDREPSLVITPDKNLWHCLGECQTGGSVIDWVIKAEGVSFRHAVELLRADLPSLAATRATPAGSPPKRSTVTKLEAPFERSADDAALLGRVAEYYHATLKQSPEALEYLARRGLRHPELVERFRLGHANRTLGYRLPARNRDAGAELRGRLIELGVYRQSGHEHLNGSLVVPIFDESGQVVGMYGRKIRDDLREGTPLHLYLPGPHRGVWNWEALTASRELIVCESLIDAMTFWCAGYRNVTACYGIEGFTDDHREAFRRHGVERVFIAFDRDEAGERGADKLAAELIAGGVEAWRVVFPKGMDANEFSLKVGPAEKSLGLVLRNAEWLGKGKAPERRAAIGEALEALAEELSTAPASECEPSLAADPASPAEARPSSDELVVSFGDRRWRVRGLSKNATPGVLRVNVLVSREGAGFHVDTLELYSARQRGAYLRQAAEELAVEERVVKRDLGELLLRLEAQQEEAARSTKEVPAVEISEADRAAALGLLSDPRLVERIVEDLGKCGVVGEETNKLVGYLAATSRKLVRPLAVVIQSASAAGKSSLMEAVLRLMPDEERVAYSAMTGQSLFYMGEMDLAHKILAIAEEEGAERASYALKLLQSEGELTIASTGKDPATGRLVTQEYHVEGPVMIFLTTTAVDVDEELLNRCVVLSVDEGREQTRAIHERQREEQTLEGLLRRQERSRLIELHQNAQRLLRPLSVVNPFARELTFLDHQTRTRRDHMKYLGLINAIALLHQHQRPVRTAERGGERVSYIEVTEGDIRLANRLCHEVLGKTLDELPPGARRLLEELERMVTEGCERFGVDRADFRFSRREVRERTGLSNTQLKVHLGRLVEMEFLAVHRGRQGQGFVYELVYAGEGRDGEAFLPGLLDLGAPGTTETSRGSEGDFAGVGRRPVGPRSAGGRGDESASNAQQNSPNRALEVVTSRKSRLRTANNTAVVPAVSSLAATAGARSARDAAAG